From the Fusobacterium sp. FSA-380-WT-3A genome, the window CCACTGACATCAGCTATAGTAATAGAGAAAGTTTCATCATCTATTATTGAATAATCATAATAGTCTCCACCTATTTCTTTTGCAGGACTAAAATATTTTTCAATTTGAAGTCCGTAAATTTTAGAAACATTTTGAGGAAGTATTTTCTCTTGAATTTTAGCTGCCATTTCTAATTCTTGAGATATTCTTTCTTTTACTCTTAAATCAGCATACATCTTAGCATTATTTATAGCTATGGCTACTTGTATGGCCAAAGCTGAAATAGTTTCTTCATCATTTGTTGTAAATTTATCTTTATCTTCAACTATATATATAACACCAAATTCTTTTTCTTTTATTAAAAGTGGAGAAACTATTACTATCTCTTCTTCCTTTATTGGAAATTCTTTTTTTAATTCTTCGTAAACTCTTTTATAATCTCTATAAGTAAACTCTTTTAATGTAGATAAAGGAAAAGAAACCTCTCCTCTAAAGCCAATATCTCCTCTTACTTTTTTGTTAGCTAATTTTCCATCTTCCCACAAATAAAGAGAAATCTTTTTAGCTCCTGTCAAGACAAAATAGGCATCTAAAATTATATTTATAATATGGTCTAAATCCATAATTGATAAAACAGTTCTAGAAAGAGCATTTATATTTGAAAGGGATGTTACTTTCTCTTCCAAACTTTGATTTGAGTATTCTAATTTTTTAGATTTTTCTAATAAGGTATTGTAAGTAACCTCTAATTCTTTTCTATATTCTCTCAATTCAAATATAGAGTTATCTAATTCCAAATCTTGCTTTATTATTTTGTGTAGTGTTTCCATATATTCTTCTTTTAAACCAGCTGGAATTTTATCGTATATTTTCTTTTCATTTAAACTTTTTAAAATTTTTTCTATTGTATTTATATTTCCTCTTTCTTGAATTTTTAAAAATATTATAAATGTTATTATTAAAATTAAAATTGTAAAATAAATTAGCATATACCCCCCAAAGTCTATCACATACTAAACTTACTCTGTCTTATATTATATCAAAAAAATAAGTTTTTGTGTTATTTTTTTATTTTTTCAAGTAATTCTATGGCAATTTTTTCAGGTAATACATCTTTTAGTTCATTTAAAGTCGCTTCTTTTATTTTTTTTACACTTCCAAATTTTTTTAAAAGTTTTTCTTTTCTTATTTCTCCAATTCCTTTTATATTATCTAATTCACTTTTTAAAACTCTCTTGCTTCTTAACTTTCTATGATAAGTTATTCCAAATCTATGAGTTTCATCTCTTACTCTTATTAAAATTTTCAAAGCCTCATCAGAATGGGAAAATCTATAAGGAATTTCTTCTCCATATTTATAAATTAATTCCTCTTTTTTAGCAATACTTAGTAAATCAGCTATTCCATCTCTTCCTATTTCCTCTAATATTTTTCCAGCTGCATTTATTTGTCCAAGACCTCCATCAATAAGAATTACATCTGGAAACTTCTCTATTTCTAATTTTGAATATCTTCTTGTTATTACCTCTCTCATCATTTGGAAATCATCTGGAGTATCCTTACATTCTATCTTAAATTTTCTATAATCTTTTTTTGAAGCTCGTCCTTCTACAGCTACAGCCATTGAAGCTACAGCGTCTTTTCCTTGAATATTAGAAATATCAAAACATTCTATTTTTCTAGGATATTTTTTTAGATTTAGCTCCCTATAAAGTTTTTCCATTCCCTCTTCTATAACAGTTTTTTTATTATAATAATCTATAATATCTTTATTTATATTTAAAAGAGCCATATCTAATAATTTTTTTCTTCTTCCATCTATTTTAGGATAATAAGTGTGTACAACTTCATGTTTATTTAATTTTAACCACTCTTTTATAAGTTCATCACTCTCAATATATTCAGATTGAAAAATTATATTTTTAGGAATTGGATGTTTTGAATAAAATTCTCTAACAACCTCTTGAAAAATATCTCCATAAATTTTATCCTTTAATTTTATAACATTTGAAGTTTTTCCTAAAATTTTTCCCTCTCTCATATTTAGTACACATAAAAATAATAAATCTCCATCTAATATAATAGAAAATATATCCTCATCAATCCCTTTTCCATATTCAGTAACTTGATTATTTATTACATTTCTTATTTCATTACTTTGGTTTCTATAAAAAATAGCTTCTTCAAACATCATTTTTTCAGAAGCATTTTTCATCTTTTCTTGAAGAAGTTTTAAGACAATTTCTCCATGTCCTTTTAAAATTTTTGTAATATTATCTACATTTTCTTTATATTTTTCTTCAATATCTTTATATTTACAAGGTCCATCACACATTTTCATATAATATTTCAAGCAAGGTCTTTGAGCTATCTTATTCATATCCTTATTACAATCTCTAATTTTAAAAAGTTTTACTA encodes:
- a CDS encoding PP2C family protein-serine/threonine phosphatase, translated to MLIYFTILILIITFIIFLKIQERGNINTIEKILKSLNEKKIYDKIPAGLKEEYMETLHKIIKQDLELDNSIFELREYRKELEVTYNTLLEKSKKLEYSNQSLEEKVTSLSNINALSRTVLSIMDLDHIINIILDAYFVLTGAKKISLYLWEDGKLANKKVRGDIGFRGEVSFPLSTLKEFTYRDYKRVYEELKKEFPIKEEEIVIVSPLLIKEKEFGVIYIVEDKDKFTTNDEETISALAIQVAIAINNAKMYADLRVKERISQELEMAAKIQEKILPQNVSKIYGLQIEKYFSPAKEIGGDYYDYSIIDDETFSITIADVSGKGVPAAFLMALGRSIMKTLEIQKLTPAKTLKILNKIIYPDITEDMFITMLHSNFNYKTKVLTYSNAGHNPLVVYKAKLDEIQLHTTKGLAIGFLDDYGYCQKELKLDKGDIVVYYTDGITETENHEKELFGIERLKEVIYKSKNKTPCQIKDMILDAINDFRKGYQQVDDLTFVIIKNTEDSEIE
- the uvrC gene encoding excinuclease ABC subunit UvrC, producing the protein MDIKKYIIPENPGVYLMKKNNEVIYVGKAKNLKKRVYSYFFREHEDEKTKNLVKNIEDIETIICNSEIDAFVLENNLIKKYSPKYNILLKDEKTYPYIKISKEKFPKISIVRSTRALDIKSGEYFGPYPQGAWNLKKILVKLFKIRDCNKDMNKIAQRPCLKYYMKMCDGPCKYKDIEEKYKENVDNITKILKGHGEIVLKLLQEKMKNASEKMMFEEAIFYRNQSNEIRNVINNQVTEYGKGIDEDIFSIILDGDLLFLCVLNMREGKILGKTSNVIKLKDKIYGDIFQEVVREFYSKHPIPKNIIFQSEYIESDELIKEWLKLNKHEVVHTYYPKIDGRRKKLLDMALLNINKDIIDYYNKKTVIEEGMEKLYRELNLKKYPRKIECFDISNIQGKDAVASMAVAVEGRASKKDYRKFKIECKDTPDDFQMMREVITRRYSKLEIEKFPDVILIDGGLGQINAAGKILEEIGRDGIADLLSIAKKEELIYKYGEEIPYRFSHSDEALKILIRVRDETHRFGITYHRKLRSKRVLKSELDNIKGIGEIRKEKLLKKFGSVKKIKEATLNELKDVLPEKIAIELLEKIKK